The DNA window AACAAAACACTCCAACCGCGAAGTCCCCCGCGTACAGGGCGCCTGACGGTGAACAAACGAGCGCCTGCGGAAGCGTGTTCGGCGCGATCACGCCGCCCGGCGTCCAGGTGACGCCGTCATCCGCGGAGACGTGCAGCTGACTGCCGCCGCACGCATACACCATTCCGTTCAGGCCGACCGCGAGTCGGTAGTGATAGCCCGAAGGCAGGCTGGTGACGACCCAATCGGCGGCCACGATCGGCGAAGCGCCGACCATCAGGGCACCGCCGAAGAGCAGGAGCGCAGCTGAGAACGAGCGAAGCGTCGGCATGTCGACCTCGAGGTCATGGGAGCGCGGGGATTCACGCGAAGTGCTCACGCACACTCTCGGGCCTGACGGCTCCGGATTCCGCCGAGAAGCGCGGGTTTAGCGGTCCGGAACCGGCGCGGAGCGGCCCGCCTCTTGCGGCGCACCGCCGCGATCTCTAGCCTCGCTCCCCCATGACCATGCCCGCTCGTCCACGCCACTGTCTGCTGTGCGGCACTCCGCTCGTGATGCGCGACGATCGCGGCCAGGAGCGCCCGACCTGCCCCGCGTGCGGCTGGATCTACTACCGCAACCCGGCGCCGGCGGCCGGCGTGATCGTGGCCGGCGACGACGGGGTGCTGCTGGTCAAGCGCCGCTGGGAGCCGGCGGCGGGGGCGTGGTGCCTGCCGGCGGGCTTCATGGAGTACGGCGAGACACCCGAGCACTGCGCGGTGCGCGAGCTTCGCGAGGAGACGGGCATCGAGGCGCGGTTGATCGGGCTGTTCGGCGTCTACGCCGGACT is part of the Candidatus Eisenbacteria bacterium genome and encodes:
- a CDS encoding NUDIX hydrolase; translated protein: MTMPARPRHCLLCGTPLVMRDDRGQERPTCPACGWIYYRNPAPAAGVIVAGDDGVLLVKRRWEPAAGAWCLPAGFMEYGETPEHCAVRELREETGIEARLIGLFGVYAGLDDPRVRAVLILYTAEATGGKLEPGDDAIEARWFALDRLPRRIAFAAHRRALQRFRAARKRAAGTRR